In a single window of the Blastopirellula retiformator genome:
- a CDS encoding ArnT family glycosyltransferase — protein MTATNMDVPATEQATFPWRKATWLLIAGLLAFRILYTAFVPLDLVHDEAYYWDWSRQLDWGYYSKPPMIAWIIALSTSVFGDTELAVRLPAAVMGTLGLLFVFLLAERMFNSQCGFFAVLLSALTPGNAALGLLMTIDAPFLFFWVAALYFFWRALEEDSKTWIWFPLTALAIGLGLLSKQTTFGFLALGGLFILISRKDRGQLVRPGLWLCAIAALAFLTPVIIWNAQHDWITAQHTSEHFQAEPFGPVKRISLALEFIGGLFGVVSPVTFFLFASLSFTGLLSIRSLDRREQYLLCFSAIPLMLIVLLSLKQRIELNWPAPVFPAGIILCVGWALKKAEIPFPLAAGAFHIRRAVVAGAIFTLATYALPFALGMFGLVGSKVDPIVRLRGWEQLGQIVGEEIEQAGIEDALIITTGGRVSTAELAFYLPNQPRVYAWKADDQVMSQYDVWGGPTQVAGRTAVLVTPVYQHVPPELAAAFSSVTKIGRVTVAINETRKHEFDLYRAENFAYWPGPQNQTLVANRDGEAQTR, from the coding sequence ATGACCGCGACGAACATGGATGTTCCTGCGACCGAACAAGCGACCTTCCCCTGGCGCAAAGCGACCTGGTTGTTGATCGCTGGGCTGCTCGCGTTCCGCATCCTCTATACCGCCTTCGTACCGCTCGACCTGGTTCACGACGAAGCGTATTACTGGGATTGGTCGCGGCAATTGGACTGGGGCTATTACAGCAAGCCGCCGATGATCGCCTGGATCATTGCGCTGTCGACCAGCGTTTTTGGCGATACCGAACTGGCGGTCCGCTTGCCGGCTGCGGTGATGGGAACGTTGGGCCTGCTGTTCGTCTTCCTGCTGGCCGAACGGATGTTCAACTCCCAGTGCGGCTTCTTCGCCGTGCTGCTGTCGGCGCTGACGCCTGGCAATGCGGCGCTGGGCCTGCTAATGACGATCGATGCGCCGTTCCTGTTTTTCTGGGTCGCGGCCCTTTACTTCTTCTGGCGAGCGCTGGAAGAAGACTCGAAAACGTGGATTTGGTTTCCGCTGACCGCGCTGGCGATTGGTCTGGGGCTGCTCTCGAAACAAACGACCTTTGGCTTTTTGGCGCTCGGCGGGCTGTTCATCCTGATTAGCCGCAAAGATCGCGGGCAGCTGGTGCGTCCCGGCTTGTGGCTCTGCGCGATCGCCGCGCTCGCCTTTTTGACGCCGGTAATCATCTGGAACGCCCAGCACGATTGGATCACCGCGCAGCATACCTCCGAACATTTCCAGGCCGAGCCGTTTGGCCCGGTCAAGCGGATCTCGCTGGCGCTCGAATTTATCGGCGGTCTGTTTGGCGTCGTCTCGCCGGTGACGTTCTTCTTGTTCGCGTCGCTGTCGTTTACAGGGTTATTGTCAATCCGCTCGCTCGATCGCCGCGAACAATACCTGCTGTGCTTTAGCGCCATCCCGTTAATGCTGATCGTTTTGCTCAGCCTGAAACAACGCATTGAATTGAACTGGCCGGCGCCCGTCTTTCCGGCTGGGATTATCTTGTGCGTCGGTTGGGCGCTGAAAAAGGCCGAGATTCCGTTTCCGTTGGCGGCGGGGGCGTTTCATATCCGCCGGGCCGTCGTCGCCGGCGCCATCTTTACGCTCGCGACCTACGCGCTGCCGTTCGCCTTGGGCATGTTTGGCCTGGTCGGCAGCAAGGTTGACCCGATCGTCCGACTGCGCGGCTGGGAACAACTGGGGCAGATCGTGGGAGAAGAGATCGAACAAGCAGGCATCGAAGACGCGTTGATCATCACCACCGGGGGGCGCGTGTCGACCGCCGAGTTGGCCTTCTATCTGCCGAATCAGCCGCGGGTCTATGCCTGGAAAGCGGACGACCAGGTGATGTCGCAGTACGACGTCTGGGGTGGTCCGACGCAAGTTGCCGGCCGCACGGCGGTGTTGGTGACGCCGGTCTATCAGCATGTTCCGCCCGAGCTAGCGGCGGCGTTCTCGAGCGTGACCAAGATTGGCCGCGTGACGGTGGCGATCAACGAAACGCGGAAGCATGAGTTCGACCTCTACCGCGCCGAGAACTTCGCTTATTGGCCTGGTCCCCAAAACCAGACGCTGGTCGCCAATCGCGACGGCGAAGCTCAAACCCGCTGA